TAACAAGGATATATAGTTTTAGCTAGCTTCAGTATATTTGCATTGTTCTTGCTGCTCTTAAAATGGAACTATCCTTCTCCACTAAGAACACAACCCCCCAGAAATACCGCGACTTCATAGAATCTCTGCGACAACGACTCACAGCCGGACGATCTAAATCACATGGTATACCGGTGCTGCCTAGAAGAGAAGATGTGCCAGACGCACAGCGCTTTCTTCTTGTTGATCTCACAAACTCTGGAAACAATACCATCAGGCTCGCAATCGATGTGGTGAACGCTTACGTGGTGGGTTATGCTGCAGGTGGCCGATCCTACTTTCTTAAAGAAAATGCTCGTGAGAATCCGCCTCCAATTCACACCTTGTTCCGCGACACCACTCGGATGCCTCCTCTGAACTTCGACGGCAGCTACATCGGGCTTTCGCGAGCTGCGCAAGAAGCAGTGAAACGGAATATAGCACGTGATCGTGCTCGTAACCCAGCAGTGGCAGGTCTGCATCCGAATACACCTATTCTTGAGCGGATACCTCTGGGACGCAATGAACTAGATGACGCCATCAACCTTTTGCGCTTGGCACCATCCCAATCCGACCAAGCTGTAGGGTTTATAGTGGTAATTCAGATGATCTGCGAAGCGGCAAGGTTTCGGTTCATTGAGGGTCTACTCCGCAATAGCATGAAGGATGTCTACGATCCCACTATACCAGGCCCTGCAACTCGAAGCCTGGAAAACCATTGGTCTGATATCTCTAAAGAGATCCAGAGGGTTCCGGCCAATCAAACACAATTCCAGAAGGCTGTTGTGCTCCATAATATCAGAAATGAACGCGTTGAAGTACGCAGTGTTGACTCAGACGTTGTTCGGGGTGTCGCTATGCTGCTCTACGATCGAAACCAAAACGCCAATCCTGGACCTTCAGCGAAAAAGCCTCTGTTAAAGAATTAAAAGCCTCACATCGAAAAAcccacaaaataaatatagttAGTGGTTCAGGTAGGATGTGCTTATAGTTGTAAACAATATCAGTGTTATTAGTAATGGACCGGTCCTCATGGATATTACTTCAACTGAGAGGTGTGCAAGTCgatttatatatgtgttttgTACCTCTGTTGTTTGCTTGTACTCTTCCGTTTTGAGAGGTGTGCAAGTCGTTTGTCATGTGTAAtctataaaataaagcaaGGTTAACTTCTGTTCTTCAATATAAACTTGTTCTCCATCCATTGGATTTTCATGCTTTTGATCCTTGTGTTTCTACCATTCTTCACTGCTTTTTTATGGGCACTTTTTCTTTGAAAGATCTTGTGTTTTTTCAGATTGTTCACCCATTTTATAAATTTCtggaaatgaaaattatatattgtCGAGTTACTTGTCATCTACTGCAACAAAACTAATTTGCGGCAGCGGCACATCCAATTCCAAGTGTGATCTTCATCATCCCAAGATAGTTGAGTTAATAGCCAAAGCCCTTCAGGATAAGCAAGAGAGGGTTGACTTGAATCCCTCAAGAGATCAAAGGCAAGAAAGGGGTCAAATTTGCATGTGTGAGGAGGAAGGGTCGTGGCAAGTTCTGGTTTCAAAGTCTGCCCTGCGCGTATGTTTAATATACAATATTCGATATCTCACCTattaattttccattttctgatttattttgaTACAGTTGTATGATGTTTTGTTGCTTTGGAAAAGCAAGGAGAAAGGAGAAGAGccatagaagaaaaaattcaaCACGTCTTTTGTAAGATTGTATAGTTGGCTAGGACagttctgtttttattttcttgtctcCTCCTGGCCTTTCTTAATCGGCCTTGGACAGTTCTATTATATATTGGACCACATTATCAAAAGTGTTTATACttggggtgggcactcaaactggcaaaccggaaatccgagccgaaccacaccgaatcaaaccgaaaaaaaaccgagttgaccaaaaagtcaaaaaccggtcaaaaaccgaaccggaccggtttggaccggattcggattcggttccatgtcttcaaaaaccgaaccgggccgaaccgaaccggtgaaactaaaaaaatatataatttcaatatatatttatatttaatgctatatttttaatttcactaaaaaaaaacccaatatttatccaagttcaatgtcaaaatatctctcttttctcactttaatatttattaattatatgaaattgaataatttgttaattttcaagtaaaaaaaataatatttcagttgagaattgtattacaaaacaatttaaaaaataatttttataatccggttcaaaaccgaaccggaaccggaaccggaccgaaaccggttcaaaccgaaccggacggtttttgaatttttttaattaaaaccgaaccgaaccaaaccgcatgaatagtatcggatcggttctaatttgaggcaaaaaccggtccaaaccgaaccgtgcccacccctagtttataccgtatattaacAACCAATGAtcacctgacacgtggacggaatCGACACCCGTCACTACAGGCCCTTCGGCATGTCCCCTACCGAATACTATACATCTTGATGCTTTTGCCCTAGGGCACGTGTCATACTCACGACcagctcctacagtcccacatcggaaatatgaacataatgcacgcctcccaaggcctatataaggagacccctattcccaaaagagGGGGACAGAagaaccaacggtacgctaccgcttgatctgtaatctgacatttactaaatccgtacttacttaagcatcggagagccttcggcctgtaccgcaccggtaccccaaggtcttaccgaacgtgtcccttttgcaggaacttgatcatTCGAAGACTAACTACCTTCCgaagacataatatcactaagttgggcgaaccacgtgtcagaccactttttcgcatcaacagtttgacgccgtctgtgggaatcgaAACAAAAACTATCAACCCACAATCCCCTATacacatggggaccacttcAGTACCCAATTTTCTATCAGAGGAAGCGGTGCCGTTCGGAAGGCAAATTGGAGCTAGCCCAGCGctacccccatgcactccctTCGGAAACGCCCCCTTAACCCAAACACCCGCCGAAGCCGAGCTAGTAGTCCAAATCGCATCCCTACGGAaggacatggctaggcttcaggAGCACAACCACCTCCTATCGTCCAAGGTGGACGAAACCCAACAGCTGCTGCACCAGCAGCACACGCAGAACATCCAGACAACTCACTCTTCCGAGAGTTTGGGAACCCCTCATAGGAGGAGGTACTGAAAGGCAGCGAGGGCAACGCCAGCTCCTTCGAAGCAGTTGGTGGTGCCAACACCACGGGACCAACCGCACGTCCCGAAGAAGGTCTATTCCGATTGCCGACATCGGCTTAACGATCGAGAGGCGGAAAGACAGAGGTCTCCGATCAGGATTAGCGCTCGACAAAGGGAATCCCGGATGAACGCCTTAGGAAGCAAGTCGCCTATCCGGAAGGTCAGGGGGCTGGACTCCACAGGGTCGACGTCCGAGTACATCCCTTCCAATACGCAAACTTCCACCTACCGTTCGGCACCAAATCGGTACTCGGGGGATAACTCTGTGAGCCCGCGAAGGCGTTCGGAAGACTATGGTTCCGAGGAAATACCAAGCCGAGACCCTGTTGTCCGACTCCTTTTTCAGAAGgtccagaaaatggaaaacgacaaggctcgctcccaggaacctgagtggggaaagcttcggccCGGGCCGTTCACGAGACGCATCCGACGCTCTCGGCAGGATCGGGAAGTGCAGCCATTGCGCATACCGTTCTACACTGGTACCGAGGATCCCTTAACCCACCTTCATTCATTTCAGTCCGCCATCGGATGCAAGGGTCTGAGCGATGAGGGGCAGTGTCTGCTATTCCCGTCTTCACTTACCGAAGCAGCCCTGAACTGGTTCTACCGGTTGGAGCCGGAAACGGTAGATTCTTTTGACGAGCTGAAGcaaattttcctcaatcacttcatgatccaaacggaccgtctttactctgccgatgatctGTACACGATTCGGCAGAGAGAGGACGAGCCATTGAGAGAGTATGCGGCGCGCTTCAGTCACGAATACTCAAGGTGTCCGGAAACAGATgatagggcagcctacggcgccttcaagagtggccttcggtcctcgcatttccgatacctagtacacagcagcaactggcgcacgtaTGATGAGCTGATGAAGCAAGCGGCGGTGCACGCCAAGGCCGagtacttcaactcaaaacccAGCGCTTCGGCACGCAGAGAGGATGCGGAGCCAAATGTTTACCCGGCAAAACCAACGTCCTACGAGAGGGTCGACTCATATTCGGCAGACCATAAGCGGAAAGACAACCGTGCCGATCGAAGAGATCAGCCGAAGAAAGGGAAAGGGCGGTATGGTCGCAACGACAACCGAGGACCCCTGCCCAACCGTGACCACGGCAACGAGGTCTTCACCCTGCTGAATACCACGTATGAAAccgttctgatgaacgaacaGGAGGCCATACCGAAGCCGAATGTTAgaagacccaatcggcaagacaaccgagagaccggtaaattctgccgataccatcagcacaacagccacaacacggaagattgtataagtttgagaaagATTGTGGAGCGGCTGATCCGAGAGGGGAAACTGGACCAGTATATCGCCCGGCAGCCACCGGCGCCGGTGCCGAACCCCACtcggcagataaacatgataaGCACTATCAGCGGTGGCCCTACCGTTGCGGGCATGAGCCACCGTTCTATGAAACAGTACGTGCGTGCCGCACAGTTTCCTCAGGTGCTCGGAATAGAGGTGAATCGGCACCAGGAAGTACCCAAAGTGAATTGGGAGCCGATCACATTTTgcgaagaggaagaagagggaatcctCTATCCCCACGACGACCCGATGATCATCCGAGCTGAAATTGCCGATTACGATGTAGGGCGAGTGCTGATCGATACCGGGAGCTCCGTGAGCGTAATCTTTGCCGAAGCTTTCAGAGAGATGGGAATCAATGACAACCAAGTCGACCGGCAGTTGACACCTCTACTAAGCTTCTCTG
The window above is part of the Prunus dulcis chromosome 1, ALMONDv2, whole genome shotgun sequence genome. Proteins encoded here:
- the LOC117614365 gene encoding ribosome-inactivating protein alpha-trichosanthin-like, giving the protein MELSFSTKNTTPQKYRDFIESLRQRLTAGRSKSHGIPVLPRREDVPDAQRFLLVDLTNSGNNTIRLAIDVVNAYVVGYAAGGRSYFLKENARENPPPIHTLFRDTTRMPPLNFDGSYIGLSRAAQEAVKRNIARDRARNPAVAGLHPNTPILERIPLGRNELDDAINLLRLAPSQSDQAVGFIVVIQMICEAARFRFIEGLLRNSMKDVYDPTIPGPATRSLENHWSDISKEIQRVPANQTQFQKAVVLHNIRNERVEVRSVDSDVVRGVAMLLYDRNQNANPGPSAKKPLLKN